A DNA window from Enterobacter asburiae contains the following coding sequences:
- the polA gene encoding DNA polymerase I yields the protein MVQIPENPLILVDGSSYLYRAYHAFPPLTNSAGEPTGAMYGVLNMLRSLILQYQPTHAAVVFDAKGKTFRDELFEHYKSHRPPMPDDLRAQIEPLHTMVKAMGLPLLAVSGVEADDVIGTLAREAEKMGRPVLISTGDKDMAQLVTPGITLINTMTNTILGPEEVVAKYGVPPELIIDFLALMGDSSDNIPGVPGVGEKTAQALLQGLGGLDTLYAEPDKIAGLSFRGAKTMAGKLEENKEVAYLSYKLATIKTDVELELGCEQLEVQQPSADDLLSLFKKYEFKRWTADVEAGKWLQAKGAKPAAKPKETIVVDAEEQVEEEAVALSFDNYETILEESRLIAWIDKLKKAPVFAFDTETDSLDNISANMVGLSFATEPGIAAYVPVAHDYLDAPEQISRERVLELLKPILEDEKALKVGQNLKYDRGILQNYGIELRGIAFDTMLESYILDSVAGRHDMDSLSDRWLKHKTITFEEIAGKGKNQLTFNQIALEEAGRYAAEDADVTLQLHLKMWPKLQKHEGPLNVFQHIEMPLVPVLSRIERNGVKIDPTVLHNHSGELAQRLTELEQKAHELAGEPFNLSSPKQLQTILFEKQGIKPLKKTPGGAPSTSEEVLEELALDYPLPKVILQYRGLAKLKSTYTDKLPLMINPKTGRVHTSYHQAVAATGRLSSTDPNLQNIPVRNEEGRRIRQAFIAPEDYLIVSADYSQIELRIMAHLSRDKGLLTAFAEGKDIHRATAAEVFGLPLDSVTNEQRRSAKAINFGLIYGMSAFGLSRQLNIPRKESQKYMDLYFERYPGVLEYMERTRAQAKEKGYVETLDGRRLYLPDIKSSNAARRAGAERAAINAPMQGTAADIIKRAMIAVDAWLEKEKPRVKMIMQVHDELVFEVHKDDLDAVSKKIHELMESSMTLDVPLLVEVGSGENWDQAH from the coding sequence ATGGTTCAGATCCCAGAAAACCCTCTTATTCTCGTCGATGGCTCTTCTTACCTGTATCGGGCATATCATGCGTTTCCTCCTCTGACCAATAGCGCAGGGGAACCCACCGGCGCAATGTACGGCGTGCTGAACATGCTGCGCAGCCTGATCCTTCAGTATCAGCCGACCCATGCGGCTGTGGTCTTTGATGCGAAAGGTAAAACGTTCCGCGACGAGCTGTTTGAGCATTACAAATCTCACCGTCCGCCAATGCCTGACGATCTGCGCGCGCAGATTGAGCCGCTGCATACCATGGTAAAAGCGATGGGGCTACCGCTGCTGGCCGTCTCAGGCGTTGAAGCCGATGACGTCATCGGCACGCTGGCGCGTGAAGCAGAAAAGATGGGTCGTCCTGTGCTGATCAGCACCGGTGATAAAGATATGGCGCAGCTGGTGACGCCAGGTATTACCCTGATTAACACCATGACTAACACCATTCTCGGGCCTGAAGAAGTTGTCGCAAAGTACGGCGTGCCGCCTGAGTTGATTATCGACTTCCTCGCGTTAATGGGCGACTCCTCGGATAACATCCCGGGTGTCCCTGGCGTCGGTGAAAAAACCGCGCAGGCGCTGCTCCAGGGGCTGGGTGGTCTGGATACGCTCTACGCGGAGCCAGACAAAATCGCCGGGCTCTCCTTCCGTGGCGCAAAAACCATGGCCGGAAAACTGGAAGAGAACAAAGAGGTGGCTTATCTCTCCTATAAGCTGGCCACAATCAAAACCGATGTCGAACTGGAGCTGGGCTGTGAGCAGCTTGAAGTGCAACAGCCTTCCGCTGACGATCTGCTGAGCCTGTTTAAGAAATACGAATTCAAGCGCTGGACCGCTGACGTGGAAGCCGGTAAATGGCTGCAGGCGAAAGGGGCCAAACCTGCTGCAAAGCCGAAGGAGACGATCGTCGTTGACGCAGAAGAGCAGGTGGAAGAAGAAGCCGTGGCGCTTTCCTTCGACAACTACGAAACCATTCTTGAAGAGTCACGGCTGATCGCCTGGATCGATAAGCTGAAAAAGGCGCCGGTCTTCGCCTTTGATACCGAAACCGACAGCCTCGATAACATCTCTGCCAATATGGTTGGCCTGTCATTTGCGACAGAGCCGGGTATTGCCGCCTACGTCCCTGTGGCGCACGATTACCTGGATGCGCCGGAGCAGATCTCCCGTGAACGCGTGCTTGAGCTGCTGAAGCCGATCCTGGAAGACGAAAAGGCGCTCAAGGTTGGACAAAACCTCAAGTACGACCGCGGTATTTTGCAAAACTACGGCATTGAACTGCGCGGTATTGCCTTCGACACCATGCTTGAATCCTACATTCTGGACAGCGTCGCGGGCCGCCATGATATGGATTCCTTATCTGACCGCTGGCTCAAGCACAAAACGATCACCTTTGAAGAGATTGCCGGTAAAGGGAAAAATCAGCTCACCTTTAACCAGATTGCTCTGGAAGAAGCGGGGCGCTACGCGGCGGAAGACGCAGATGTCACGCTACAGCTGCACCTGAAGATGTGGCCAAAACTGCAGAAGCATGAAGGTCCGCTGAACGTGTTCCAGCATATCGAGATGCCGCTGGTACCCGTTCTGTCCCGCATTGAACGCAACGGCGTGAAGATTGACCCAACGGTGCTGCATAACCACTCCGGGGAGCTGGCGCAGCGTCTGACCGAGCTCGAGCAAAAAGCGCATGAGCTTGCAGGCGAGCCGTTTAACCTCTCTTCGCCGAAGCAGCTGCAAACCATTCTGTTTGAAAAGCAGGGCATCAAGCCGCTAAAGAAAACTCCTGGCGGCGCGCCGTCAACCTCTGAAGAGGTGCTGGAAGAGCTGGCGCTGGATTACCCGCTGCCAAAAGTGATTCTTCAGTACCGTGGCCTCGCGAAGCTGAAGTCTACCTACACCGACAAGCTCCCGCTGATGATCAACCCGAAAACGGGTCGTGTGCACACGTCGTACCACCAGGCTGTCGCGGCGACCGGTCGTCTCTCATCAACCGATCCCAACCTGCAGAACATCCCGGTACGTAACGAAGAAGGCCGCCGTATTCGACAGGCTTTCATCGCACCAGAGGATTATCTGATTGTCTCTGCTGACTACTCGCAAATTGAGCTGCGCATTATGGCGCATCTGTCCCGCGACAAAGGCCTGCTGACCGCGTTTGCTGAAGGGAAGGATATCCACCGGGCAACCGCGGCGGAAGTCTTCGGCTTGCCGCTGGACAGCGTGACCAACGAGCAGCGCCGCAGTGCTAAGGCGATCAATTTCGGTCTGATTTACGGCATGAGCGCATTTGGTCTTTCGCGACAGCTCAACATTCCGCGCAAAGAGTCGCAGAAGTATATGGATCTCTACTTCGAGCGTTATCCGGGCGTGCTGGAATACATGGAACGCACCCGCGCGCAGGCGAAGGAAAAAGGTTACGTCGAAACCCTGGATGGCCGCCGTCTCTACTTACCGGACATCAAATCCAGCAACGCGGCGCGTCGCGCTGGCGCAGAGCGTGCGGCGATCAACGCCCCGATGCAGGGTACCGCGGCGGACATTATTAAGCGTGCAATGATCGCCGTTGATGCCTGGCTGGAAAAAGAGAAGCCTCGCGTGAAAATGATCATGCAGGTACACGATGAACTGGTATTTGAAGTGCACAAAGACGACCTCGACGCCGTGTCGAAGAAGATCCACGAACTGATGGAAAGCAGCATGACGCTTGACGTGCCGTTGCTGGTGGAAGTGGGAAGTGGCGAAAACTGGGATCAGGCTCACTAA